The Chanos chanos chromosome 16, fChaCha1.1, whole genome shotgun sequence genome has a window encoding:
- the spry4 gene encoding protein sprouty homolog 4 produces MLSEGGRLQMESRGPHHIPGVPSSIMVQPLLDSRVPYGRLQHPLTIYPIDQMKCSHVENDYIDSPSVVSQQPSSQKAATRGNETLLGAPFQSHHHHHNHHHHHHHHLSRCDAPDATTHPWISFSGRPSSISSSSSTSSDQRLLDHAAPTPVVEPYPTDSLARTPGMEPPKLLSSKSVDTKVLAPTLPTNKQHLLRCEMCGKCRCTECTLPRSLPSCWVCNQECLCSAQTLVDAATCMCLVKGVFYHCAEDEDEEGSCADRPCSCSSSNCCARWTFMSTLSLVLPCLMCYLPAAGCAKLAQKCYDGISRPGCRCKNSPGVCKPAEVKGIAALEKQTS; encoded by the coding sequence ATGCTGTCTGAGGGAGGCCGTCTACAGATGGAGTCCAGGGGTCCTCATCACATTCCTGGAGTGCCGTCCTCAATCATGGTTCAGCCGCTCCTGGACAGCCGGGTGCCATATGGCCGTCTCCAACACCCGCTCACCATCTACCCCATTGACCAGATGAAGTGCTCGCACGTGGAGAACGATTACATCGACAGTCCTTCCGTGGTCTCCCAGCAGCCGTCCAGTCAAAAGGCTGCCACCAGGGGGAATGAGACCCTGCTGGGGGCCCCGTTccagtcccaccaccaccaccacaaccaccatcaccatcaccatcaccacctgTCGCGCTGCGATGCTCCAGACGCCACCACCCACCCCTGGATTTCTTTCAGTGGCCGACCCAGTTCCatcagcagcagtagcagcaccTCTTCGGACCAGCGCCTGCTGGACCATGCAGCACCTACACCTGTGGTAGAGCCTTACCCAACCGACAGCCTTGCCAGGACCCCTGGGATGGAACCCCCCAAGCTTCTGAGCTCCAAGTCTGTGGACACGAAAGTGTTGGCACCGACCCTTCCGACCAATAAGCAGCATTTGCTGCGGTGCGAGATGTGCGGCAAGTGCCGGTGCACCGAGTGCACTCTTCCCCGGTCGTTACCTTCTTGCTGGGTGTGTAACCAGGAGTGCTTGTGCTCTGCGCAGACGCTGGTGGATGCAGCCACCTGCATGTGTCTGGTGAAGGGTGTCTTCTACCACTGCGCCGAGGATGAGGACGAGGAAGGCTCTTGCGCGGACCGCCCATGCTCCTGCTCCAGCTCCAACTGCTGCGCCCGTTGGACCTTCATGAGCACCCTGTCACTGGTACTGCCCTGCCTCATGTGTTACCTGCCAGCCGCCGGCTGTGCCAAACTGGCACAGAAGTGCTACGACGGCATCAGTCGCCCCGGCTGCCGCTGCAAAAACAGCCCGGGAGTCTGTAAGCCTGCGGAGGTCAAGGGCATTGCGGCACTGGAGAAACAAACCTCGTGA